From Gimesia panareensis, the proteins below share one genomic window:
- a CDS encoding diacylglycerol kinase, whose product MLPSQEKQARNIRIHSVGNEDTEKLRPEWRQRLIDAERGITFGVRLDSSFFIHFFTGSAVLATAMLLGLSATHWAIIILAMTTVLCAQMFNQVLKSIWKLLGSHLPAESQNTFKVGTAAVCVSIIGSVITIGIIFCSAIYRLLF is encoded by the coding sequence GTGTTACCATCACAGGAAAAGCAGGCCAGAAATATTCGAATCCACTCGGTCGGAAACGAAGACACGGAAAAGCTACGCCCCGAATGGCGTCAGCGTCTGATTGATGCAGAACGGGGAATCACGTTCGGCGTGCGTCTGGACAGTTCATTCTTTATTCACTTCTTTACGGGAAGTGCCGTCCTCGCAACCGCCATGCTGCTGGGGCTGTCCGCTACGCACTGGGCGATCATCATTCTGGCGATGACGACCGTGCTCTGTGCGCAGATGTTTAACCAGGTCCTGAAATCGATCTGGAAACTGCTGGGCAGTCATTTGCCTGCGGAATCACAGAACACGTTCAAGGTCGGTACTGCAGCGGTCTGCGTGAGCATCATCGGCTCGGTCATCACCATCGGGATCATCTTCTGTTCAGCCATTTATCGCCTGTTGTTTTAA
- a CDS encoding DEAD/DEAH box helicase encodes MDFTESTFQQQQQAQHKLPQTGGPHFLTPSSTPERQSVSDSDRAELLQQVSSDPVPLLVSTSVFASGMNGALTRKFNLDASEIELIERAGLQPKWKPTKPRVRTFGMTFPDGLEFIPPKEEKEGQPELSKIKGPEVEGTEPAPRKKSTRLKPPANALSLEDRLFYLLQPPLETWLAGQELIMPFEPFPYQYEGIAWLFSKKSALLADEMGLGKTMQTITGVRLLLRSGQVRRILLVCPKPLIPNWQREFKFWAEELPVTVVQGDTNRRRMIWEMPNTPILIANYESMSRDFEAMGEENLPRFDLVVLDEAQRIKNRDSRTADVARSIPRKRSWALTGTPIENRHEEMSSLFEWMEIIPPRGTPDLRQLQALSKEFILRRTKDLVMTDLPPRLDRPAYLDLNPAQRIAYETAEKDGVIQLNEMGDSITVQHVFELVLRLKQITNFDPVTGDSAKLDRLEADMEEIAASGGKAILFSQWTKPLDFMAQRLERFGTLVYHGGIPTKQREPILDQFKHDPNSHLLLMSYGTGAVGLNLQFAGYVFLFDRWWNPAIEDQAINRAHRIGQKTQVIVTKFVCNNTIEERIDMVLEQKRELFRSILGDGDTTCESRSLTAAEIFGLFDLKQKKGDTTKKIAPKVPNSAA; translated from the coding sequence GTGGATTTTACCGAGTCAACATTCCAGCAACAGCAGCAGGCACAACACAAGTTACCTCAGACGGGGGGACCGCATTTTCTTACGCCCTCTTCCACTCCCGAGAGACAGTCGGTTTCCGACAGTGATCGCGCGGAACTGTTACAGCAGGTCAGCAGTGATCCTGTCCCTCTGCTGGTCAGTACGTCCGTATTTGCATCCGGTATGAATGGCGCCCTCACCCGGAAATTCAATCTCGATGCTTCGGAAATTGAATTGATTGAACGCGCCGGTCTGCAACCTAAATGGAAACCGACGAAGCCGCGTGTCAGAACGTTCGGTATGACCTTTCCCGATGGTCTGGAGTTCATCCCGCCCAAAGAGGAGAAAGAGGGGCAGCCCGAACTGAGCAAGATCAAAGGTCCGGAAGTCGAAGGAACTGAGCCCGCGCCGCGAAAAAAATCGACGCGACTCAAACCGCCTGCCAATGCGCTTTCGCTCGAAGACCGGCTGTTCTATCTGCTGCAGCCACCGCTGGAGACCTGGCTGGCCGGGCAGGAACTGATCATGCCTTTCGAGCCTTTCCCGTATCAATATGAGGGGATCGCCTGGCTGTTCTCCAAAAAATCGGCTCTGCTCGCCGATGAAATGGGACTGGGCAAAACCATGCAGACGATTACCGGCGTGCGTCTGCTGCTGCGTAGTGGGCAGGTCAGGCGGATTCTGCTGGTCTGTCCCAAACCGTTGATCCCCAACTGGCAGCGCGAGTTCAAATTCTGGGCTGAAGAGCTGCCGGTCACCGTGGTGCAGGGGGATACGAACCGTCGCCGCATGATCTGGGAAATGCCCAACACGCCGATTCTGATCGCCAACTATGAGTCGATGTCGCGCGACTTCGAAGCGATGGGTGAGGAGAACCTGCCCCGCTTCGACCTGGTCGTGCTGGACGAGGCACAACGGATCAAGAACCGCGATTCAAGGACGGCAGATGTCGCCCGTTCGATTCCCCGCAAACGGAGCTGGGCTTTGACGGGAACGCCGATTGAGAATCGTCACGAGGAAATGTCGTCGCTCTTCGAATGGATGGAGATCATCCCGCCCCGGGGGACTCCTGATTTGCGTCAGTTGCAGGCGCTCTCGAAAGAGTTCATTCTCCGGCGGACCAAGGACCTGGTGATGACCGACCTGCCGCCACGTCTGGATCGGCCCGCCTACCTCGATCTGAACCCGGCCCAGCGGATTGCTTATGAAACGGCTGAGAAAGACGGTGTGATTCAGCTGAATGAAATGGGTGACTCGATCACGGTGCAGCATGTGTTTGAACTCGTGCTGCGTTTGAAGCAGATCACCAATTTCGATCCAGTCACCGGCGACAGCGCGAAGCTGGATCGCCTCGAAGCCGACATGGAAGAAATCGCGGCCTCAGGGGGGAAAGCGATCCTGTTCAGCCAGTGGACCAAGCCGCTGGACTTCATGGCTCAGCGTCTGGAACGTTTTGGCACCCTGGTTTATCACGGGGGGATTCCCACCAAACAGCGCGAGCCGATTCTGGATCAGTTCAAGCACGACCCTAATTCGCATCTGTTGCTGATGAGTTATGGCACCGGTGCCGTTGGTCTGAATCTGCAGTTCGCCGGTTACGTCTTCCTGTTCGATCGCTGGTGGAATCCCGCGATCGAGGATCAGGCGATCAACCGCGCTCACCGGATCGGTCAGAAAACGCAGGTCATCGTTACCAAATTCGTCTGCAATAATACGATTGAAGAGCGGATCGATATGGTATTGGAACAGAAGCGGGAACTCTTCCGCTCGATTCTGGGCGATGGCGACACGACTTGCGAATCACGCAGCCTGACCGCAGCCGAAATCTTCGGCCTGTTCGATCTCAAGCAGAAAAAGGGAGACACGACTAAAAAGATCGCCCCCAAGGTTCCGAACTCAGCCGCTTGA
- a CDS encoding alpha/beta hydrolase family protein, whose product MKLLRPSISILFLCWITLLSAGFVSAADIIEPDPRLPETTPWDLKALSQAPEFEWLDQSGPVHKLIYQGLEYKGKPTQVFAYYASPRTLGLSGNQPVRYPAIVLIHGGGGTAFREWAELWAKQGYAAIAMDLAGSRPLEGKNPHKREHRERLEAGGPNQSHAEKFDAIKDDKSEHWCYHAPANAILAHSLIRTFPEVIKDKTGVTGISWGGYLTSIVAGLDNRFKAAAPVYGCGFLNNHSVFERSINKLSDEDAALWMQLYDPGQYLRAVQMPIFFLNGTNDFHYWLSAYQRSYEAVPKSTPKNIRIEVKMRHSHPAGWEPKEIARFMDEYLKQGAPLAVVQKPVIAEGKITAKLKQPVKLKSAVLQFTTDEGPNLERKWQAVPLTIEGTKITGPAPPENAVIWFINVTDEQDAMTSSPLTSKLVD is encoded by the coding sequence ATGAAACTTCTTCGACCCAGTATCTCAATTCTGTTTCTCTGCTGGATTACTCTTCTGAGTGCCGGCTTCGTCTCGGCAGCAGACATTATTGAACCCGATCCCCGACTGCCAGAAACGACTCCCTGGGATTTGAAAGCACTCAGCCAGGCACCAGAATTTGAGTGGCTCGACCAGAGTGGCCCGGTCCACAAACTGATCTACCAGGGTCTGGAATACAAAGGCAAACCGACGCAGGTCTTCGCTTACTACGCTTCCCCCCGCACGCTGGGGCTTTCCGGAAATCAGCCGGTACGTTACCCCGCAATCGTACTGATTCACGGCGGAGGGGGAACCGCATTTCGGGAATGGGCCGAGCTGTGGGCGAAACAGGGTTACGCTGCGATCGCCATGGATCTGGCCGGCAGTCGTCCGCTGGAGGGAAAGAATCCACACAAACGTGAGCATCGCGAGCGACTGGAGGCCGGAGGGCCGAACCAGTCTCACGCGGAAAAATTTGACGCGATTAAAGACGACAAGTCGGAGCACTGGTGCTACCACGCCCCCGCCAACGCGATCCTGGCTCATTCTCTGATTCGCACTTTTCCGGAAGTGATCAAAGACAAGACCGGCGTGACCGGCATCTCGTGGGGCGGCTACCTGACCAGTATTGTGGCTGGGCTGGATAACCGCTTCAAAGCAGCCGCCCCCGTCTATGGTTGTGGTTTTCTCAACAACCATTCCGTATTTGAAAGATCCATCAATAAACTTTCTGACGAAGATGCCGCTCTCTGGATGCAGCTTTATGACCCGGGACAGTATCTCCGGGCGGTACAAATGCCGATTTTCTTCCTCAATGGAACCAACGACTTTCATTACTGGCTCAGTGCCTATCAGCGCAGCTACGAAGCGGTTCCGAAATCCACACCGAAGAATATTCGCATTGAAGTCAAAATGCGACACAGCCATCCCGCGGGCTGGGAACCGAAAGAAATCGCCCGGTTTATGGATGAATACCTGAAACAGGGCGCTCCCCTGGCCGTCGTACAGAAGCCGGTGATCGCAGAGGGAAAAATCACCGCCAAGCTGAAGCAGCCGGTCAAACTGAAATCGGCAGTCCTGCAATTTACGACCGACGAGGGACCCAACCTGGAACGCAAATGGCAAGCCGTCCCGTTGACGATAGAGGGCACAAAGATCACCGGACCAGCGCCACCCGAAAACGCTGTCATCTGGTTCATCAACGTCACCGATGAGCAGGACGCGATGACCTCCAGTCCGCTGACTTCGAAACTGGTGGATTAA